The Parashewanella tropica genome window below encodes:
- a CDS encoding CatB-related O-acetyltransferase yields MLDKSKHWTKVQLLHDSVNNSNIIIQGKHSYYSDYLDAGFEPSVVRYLYGDHATKDKTPRWTIDKLYIGDYVCIAPEVVILMGGNHTHRADWFCLYPFSEHIENAYIGKGNTHIHSGAWLGMRAMIMPGVTIGEGAVIGANSVVTKDVPPYCVYAGNPAKLVAKRFSKDVIDTLLSLNIYQWSEDKFKALRPYLCANDLNALQVAIDQYDSEQNIKP; encoded by the coding sequence ATCTTGGATAAGTCAAAACACTGGACGAAAGTGCAACTCCTGCACGACAGCGTCAACAATTCCAACATCATCATTCAAGGCAAACACAGTTACTACAGCGACTATTTAGACGCTGGATTTGAACCATCCGTGGTACGCTACCTTTATGGCGATCACGCCACCAAAGACAAAACACCTCGTTGGACTATTGATAAACTGTATATTGGCGACTATGTCTGCATTGCGCCTGAAGTCGTCATTTTAATGGGCGGTAATCATACCCATCGTGCCGATTGGTTCTGTTTGTATCCTTTCTCTGAACACATAGAAAACGCTTATATCGGTAAAGGTAATACTCATATTCATAGTGGCGCTTGGTTGGGAATGCGAGCCATGATCATGCCTGGAGTAACCATAGGCGAAGGAGCCGTCATTGGCGCCAACAGTGTTGTGACTAAGGATGTTCCACCTTACTGCGTTTATGCAGGAAATCCCGCTAAATTGGTGGCCAAAAGATTCAGTAAGGATGTAATTGACACCTTACTGTCGCTCAACATTTACCAGTGGTCAGAAGACAAGTTTAAAGCACTGCGCCCATATTTATGTGCCAATGACTTAAATGCCTTACAGGTTGCCATTGATCAATATGATTCAGAGCAAAATATAAAGCCCTGA
- the udp gene encoding uridine phosphorylase: MSDVFHLGLTKAMLDGANVAIVPGDPERVKRIAELMDNPTFLASHREYTSYLGYLDGKPVVVCSTGIGGPSTSIAVEELAQLGIDTFLRVGTTGAIQSHVNVGDVIVSQASVRLDGASLHFAPMEFPAVADFNCTTAMVEACRDAGLEPHVGITASSDTFYPGQERYDTVTGRVTRRFAGSMKEWQDMGVLNYEMESATLFTMCASQGWKAGCVAGVIVNRTQQEIPDEATMKQTESHAVNIVVNTARKLV, encoded by the coding sequence ATGTCAGATGTCTTTCACCTTGGGTTAACCAAAGCCATGTTAGATGGGGCAAATGTAGCAATCGTGCCGGGTGATCCTGAGCGTGTAAAACGCATTGCCGAACTAATGGATAACCCAACGTTTTTAGCCAGTCACCGCGAGTACACCAGCTATCTAGGTTACTTAGATGGTAAGCCCGTTGTGGTGTGCTCAACCGGTATCGGTGGTCCGTCAACGTCTATTGCGGTAGAAGAATTGGCGCAATTGGGTATCGATACTTTCTTACGTGTTGGGACGACTGGTGCGATTCAAAGTCACGTAAACGTGGGTGATGTGATTGTCAGCCAAGCTTCGGTTCGCCTTGACGGTGCGAGCTTACACTTTGCACCAATGGAATTCCCGGCGGTGGCTGATTTTAATTGTACGACCGCTATGGTTGAAGCGTGTCGTGATGCTGGTCTTGAACCACATGTTGGTATTACGGCATCTTCTGATACTTTCTACCCAGGTCAAGAGCGTTACGATACGGTAACGGGTCGAGTGACACGTCGTTTTGCTGGCTCAATGAAAGAATGGCAAGACATGGGCGTACTGAATTATGAAATGGAGTCAGCGACTCTGTTTACTATGTGTGCTTCACAAGGTTGGAAAGCAGGTTGTGTTGCAGGTGTGATTGTTAATCGTACTCAACAAGAGATCCCAGATGAAGCAACCATGAAGCAAACTGAAAGCCATGCTGTGAATATCGTAGTGAATACGGCACGTAAATTGGTTTAA
- a CDS encoding GNAT family N-acetyltransferase, giving the protein MQTVIKSFSELSTHELYALLKVRVDVFVVEQNCPYPELDEKDRNSDAYHIWFVAEDGNIAAYCRVLPPGVSYPEASIGRVLVAESYRQQRLATQLMKAALECTQKQWPKAGVQIGAQEYLMSFYESLGFEPNSDMYLEDGIPHRDMLLTH; this is encoded by the coding sequence ATGCAAACGGTTATTAAATCATTTTCTGAACTATCCACTCATGAATTGTATGCGTTGTTAAAGGTCAGAGTGGATGTGTTTGTGGTCGAACAAAATTGCCCTTATCCAGAACTGGATGAAAAAGACAGAAATTCAGATGCTTACCATATATGGTTCGTTGCAGAAGATGGTAATATAGCGGCTTATTGCCGAGTGTTACCGCCAGGGGTAAGTTACCCAGAAGCCAGTATTGGTCGAGTCTTGGTGGCTGAGTCATACCGACAGCAAAGATTAGCGACTCAGCTAATGAAAGCTGCTTTGGAATGCACACAAAAGCAATGGCCCAAAGCCGGTGTTCAAATTGGAGCGCAAGAATATTTGATGAGCTTTTATGAAAGCTTAGGATTTGAGCCGAATTCAGACATGTATTTAGAAGATGGGATCCCCCATAGGGACATGTTGTTAACACATTAA
- a CDS encoding polysaccharide deacetylase family protein: MKLVCKLILILGFFVISSVQATVILQYHHVSSDTPAITSVTPEQFAEQMQYLVDHEFNVVPLSKVITALKKKQTLPNKTVAITFDDGYRTIYENARPILNEYDFPYTMFLASKPIEQGFKNMMSWKQIQTIAKEGAEIMNHTYDHVHLIRMRPNESQTQWLTRIKSNIEKNETIIKQYTGQNFKALAYPYGEYNTHIMRMLTEMGYVAFGQHSGAAGVYSSLTALPRFPVAVPFSKMSALKVKIHSLAMPVLKQQPIESQIDKDQHRPTLTLTIDTHDIRKSQLMCYVSHQGAHLPVWINDNTFTIQAKRALAAGRSRYNCTVPSKTSNRYYWFSHTWVKPKPNGEWVKE; encoded by the coding sequence ATGAAATTAGTGTGCAAGCTTATCTTAATTTTAGGTTTTTTTGTAATATCGTCAGTACAAGCAACGGTGATTTTACAGTATCACCACGTTTCGAGTGATACACCAGCGATCACCAGTGTTACTCCAGAGCAGTTTGCTGAGCAGATGCAGTATCTTGTTGATCATGAGTTTAATGTGGTGCCTTTAAGTAAGGTCATCACAGCGTTGAAAAAAAAGCAAACTCTGCCCAATAAAACCGTCGCCATTACCTTTGATGATGGCTATCGCACCATTTATGAAAATGCACGACCGATTTTAAATGAGTATGACTTCCCATATACGATGTTTTTGGCCTCAAAGCCCATTGAGCAAGGTTTCAAAAATATGATGAGCTGGAAGCAGATCCAAACCATTGCCAAGGAAGGGGCGGAAATCATGAATCATACTTATGACCATGTGCACCTTATTCGTATGCGTCCTAATGAATCCCAAACACAGTGGCTTACTCGCATTAAGAGCAATATTGAGAAAAATGAAACCATTATCAAGCAGTACACTGGGCAAAACTTTAAAGCTTTAGCTTATCCATATGGTGAGTACAATACTCACATTATGAGGATGTTAACCGAGATGGGGTATGTGGCATTTGGTCAGCACTCTGGTGCGGCAGGCGTATACTCATCACTTACCGCATTGCCGCGCTTTCCTGTAGCGGTGCCCTTTTCCAAAATGTCTGCACTAAAAGTTAAGATCCATAGCTTAGCCATGCCTGTGCTCAAGCAGCAACCGATTGAATCGCAAATTGATAAAGACCAGCACAGGCCGACGTTAACCTTAACCATAGATACTCATGATATTCGCAAATCTCAATTGATGTGTTACGTCTCTCATCAAGGTGCACATTTGCCTGTATGGATAAATGACAATACCTTTACTATTCAAGCTAAAAGAGCGTTAGCCGCGGGTCGCTCTCGTTATAACTGCACCGTACCAAGCAAAACCAGCAATCGATATTATTGGTTTTCCCATACTTGGGTAAAACCGAAACCAAATGGGGAATGGGTGAAAGAATAA
- a CDS encoding MATE family efflux transporter: MSRFSILFCKDQHRRLWSLAIPIIISNISVPLLGLVDTAMVGHLSEAYYLGAVALGSTVISLMIWLCGFLRMSTTGLTAQASRSDSDQARLLVQGAAMAVVLGLGILVFQQPIIQLALTLSDTSQEVAHYFQQYVSIRIWSMPLALVNLVMLGWLLGKRLPKVAMWQLIIANSVNIVLDFWFIWGLGLGVAGAAWASVFADFTAFIIASYFVFQQWKKLPLPDINIIELLKQAGYRQLLSLNRDIFIRSLCLQLTLAFMTFYAARLGDNVLAANAVLLNLLLLISYALDGVAYYAEVEVGEAYGKQQWQKLTESVWLAWFWSGVIALGFAFIFYFSGTYLIALLTDLPDIRSTANDYLIWLALLPLWSFSCYLFDGVYIGLAKGKIMRNSMIFSTLAVFFPLWWLTQTFGNHALWLALSGFMLSRSLTLGLHYKMMRARINS; the protein is encoded by the coding sequence ATGAGTCGGTTTTCCATACTCTTTTGCAAAGATCAGCATAGACGCCTGTGGTCACTGGCGATCCCCATTATCATTTCCAACATCAGTGTACCATTGCTAGGACTTGTAGACACAGCCATGGTGGGGCATTTATCCGAAGCCTATTACTTAGGAGCCGTTGCCCTTGGCTCAACAGTAATCAGCTTAATGATATGGCTTTGCGGTTTTTTACGTATGTCCACCACAGGATTAACCGCACAAGCCAGTAGATCTGACAGTGACCAAGCCAGATTATTAGTACAAGGTGCTGCAATGGCAGTAGTACTGGGGCTAGGTATCTTGGTGTTTCAACAGCCGATCATTCAATTGGCATTGACCTTAAGTGACACTAGCCAAGAAGTCGCTCATTACTTTCAACAATACGTCAGTATTCGTATCTGGTCGATGCCATTGGCTTTGGTGAATTTAGTGATGCTTGGGTGGTTGCTGGGGAAACGCTTGCCAAAGGTCGCCATGTGGCAACTGATCATCGCCAACAGCGTTAATATTGTATTAGATTTTTGGTTTATCTGGGGATTAGGTTTAGGTGTTGCCGGCGCTGCATGGGCTTCTGTTTTTGCCGATTTTACGGCATTTATCATAGCCAGTTACTTTGTATTTCAACAATGGAAAAAGTTACCACTACCAGATATTAATATCATCGAACTACTGAAACAGGCGGGCTATCGGCAACTGTTAAGCCTCAATAGGGATATCTTCATTCGTAGCCTATGTTTACAACTAACACTGGCCTTTATGACGTTTTATGCCGCACGATTAGGAGACAATGTCCTCGCCGCCAATGCAGTGCTTCTGAATTTGCTGTTATTGATCTCCTATGCTCTAGATGGTGTCGCATATTATGCCGAAGTGGAAGTGGGAGAGGCTTACGGTAAACAGCAATGGCAAAAATTAACCGAATCTGTATGGCTGGCGTGGTTTTGGTCAGGAGTGATTGCTCTCGGATTCGCATTTATATTCTACTTCAGTGGCACCTATTTAATTGCATTATTGACGGATCTTCCTGATATTCGCTCTACGGCAAATGATTATTTAATCTGGTTGGCTTTATTACCTTTATGGAGTTTTAGCTGTTACCTATTTGATGGCGTTTATATTGGTTTAGCTAAAGGTAAAATCATGCGAAATAGCATGATATTTTCTACTCTAGCCGTGTTTTTTCCACTGTGGTGGCTTACTCAGACATTTGGTAACCATGCTCTCTGGTTGGCACTCAGTGGTTTTATGCTTAGCCGAAGCCTGACGCTAGGCTTACACTATAAAATGATGCGAGCGAGAATTAATAGCTAG